In a genomic window of Coprococcus eutactus:
- a CDS encoding TAXI family TRAP transporter solute-binding subunit, translating to MKLKKIKRLAAAGAAMLMTLSLAGCGAGSRSVKLGAAGVGGGYYAFSNAFAQMAVAADEDLEFEVKATAGSTANIRLLSDGYIDMAIAQADLVDAAYNGTGVTDKKRYRGYSAVASLYTEACQIVVRADSGIDSLDDLQGKKVSVGEEESGTQRNAEQILKMTGLVESLVDTVNLDYVDAANELKSGQIDAFFCTAGIQTSVIEELSKECDVKLIGIDDKCRDRLKSVYGFYTDYTIPAGTYEGQDQDVETLGVRAVLLARDDMDEEIVEELTGLLFEHSQDIQYSIPLTFQIDESEAVKNVTIPFHDGAKAYYQKKGIEIPAEQ from the coding sequence CATGCTGATGACGCTCTCCCTTGCCGGGTGTGGAGCGGGCAGCAGATCCGTGAAGCTTGGTGCAGCGGGAGTTGGCGGTGGGTATTATGCCTTCTCAAATGCATTTGCACAGATGGCAGTGGCAGCGGACGAAGATCTTGAATTTGAAGTAAAGGCGACTGCGGGATCTACAGCGAATATAAGACTCCTGTCAGATGGGTATATTGATATGGCTATAGCACAGGCAGATCTGGTGGATGCAGCCTACAATGGAACAGGGGTCACAGATAAGAAGCGGTATCGTGGTTACTCGGCGGTTGCCAGTCTGTACACTGAGGCGTGTCAGATCGTGGTGAGGGCTGACTCAGGCATAGACAGCCTGGATGATCTTCAGGGCAAGAAAGTTTCCGTTGGCGAGGAAGAATCAGGAACCCAGAGAAATGCAGAGCAGATACTTAAGATGACAGGTCTTGTGGAATCCCTTGTAGACACAGTAAATCTCGACTATGTGGACGCGGCAAATGAACTCAAATCAGGCCAGATAGATGCATTCTTTTGTACAGCAGGTATACAGACTTCAGTGATCGAGGAGCTGTCTAAAGAGTGCGATGTGAAGCTTATCGGAATAGATGATAAGTGCAGGGATAGACTAAAATCCGTGTATGGCTTCTATACGGATTACACCATACCGGCGGGAACATACGAAGGCCAGGATCAGGACGTTGAGACTCTTGGGGTCAGAGCGGTGCTTCTTGCAAGAGACGATATGGATGAGGAAATAGTGGAGGAGCTCACAGGACTTCTCTTTGAACATTCGCAGGATATACAGTATTCCATACCACTCACTTTCCAGATCGATGAGAGTGAGGCTGTGAAGAACGTGACCATTCCATTTCATGATGGTGCGAAAGCTTATTATCAGAAAAAAGGAATAGAGATCCCGGCTGAACAGTAG